Part of the Salinigranum rubrum genome is shown below.
GAGCGCGTACGACGCGGCGACGGGCCACCCGTGGCCCGGCTCGATACCGTGGACGGCCCCGAGTGCGACCGCCCCGAGGAGAAGTCCGAGCGCTTCACCGTGTAACATCTACTGGCTGGGTATCCGCCGAGAGCGTCGATAACGGTTGTTACTACCGAAACGGGTGAATCGTCATACAGGGGCACTCTTGTGACGCCGCGACGATCCCTCAGCTATGCGAACGAGTTTCAACATCCCCGACGAGGTGGTCGAAGAGTTCGATCAGGTCTGGAAAGAGCAGGAACTCGAAAACCGGTCCCGGGCGGTCAGAGAGGCGATGTTGGAGTACATCGAGTCACACTCTCGTCTCGAAGAGACGACCGGAGAGATCGTCGCGCTCGTCGCCTTCGATTACCGCCACGACGAGGTGATACGGGAACTCCACGCGGTCCAGCACGAGCATCAGGACGTCATTCTGAACACGAGCCACACCCATCAAGGGGAGTGGTGTCTCGAATCGCTCTTCTGTCGAGGCCCCGCCGAGCGGGTCCGCGAACTGACGTACCGACTCCGTGACTTCGACGCCGTGCGTCGCGTGAAGGTGATGGTCATCCGCGACGGAAACGTGTGACTCCCGTCCCCGAACGAGTGGCGCCCACGACTTCGACGCTGTTCGGCCTTGTTCAGGTCTCGGACTGACTTTCAAAGTTCGTCTGAGTCGCCGCGTTCTTCATCACAGTCGAGAACGGCAGTTGGTACCGCGAACGTTTCTCGTGACCCTACGCCGAAGTTCTTCGTTCGAGCGCCAACTTAAGCCCGAACCCGACGAGGACGCTTCCGCTGACGACACGAAGGGAATCTCTCACGAGTTCACGCTCGGTAATCACTCGTCTCGCCCGCGCGGAGAAAACCGCAAGTGTCGCTTGGTAGACGAACCCAAGACTCGCAAACAGCACGCCGAACGTGAATATTTGAAGGGCAGTAGAACCCCCCGTCTGGACGAACTGCGGAAGGAAGGCGAGGAAAAATACGGCCACCTTCGGATTCAAGACGTTGATCATCAGAGCGTTTCGAAACGACTCGCTCGGTGTGTAGCCGAGGTCGTCTGATGAAATCTCGAACTCCTCGGTGTTCAAGAACGTCTGCACACCGAGATACACGAGATACGCCGCACCGACGAGTTTGATTACGGTGAACGCCAGCGCGGACGTTTTGAGGATTGCCGACAGTCCGAGTACCGCTGCGGACGTGTGTACGATACTTCCCGTCGAAGACCCTAACGCGGCCGTCACACCGGCGGTACGCCCGTCACTGATACTCCGAGTTAGCGTGTAGATGCTATCCGGTCCGGGTGAGATGATGAGCACGAGTGCGACGGGAATGAACGCGAGGACAGCGCTCGGGTCTATCATCCACTACCGATCACGCATGGGTGTATTAAACCAGACGATTTGGGACGTGCTACCGACTCCGCCGCTGTTCGGCCTTGTTCAGTTCGATGAGGAGTCGGAACACCGCTTTGACGAGGTTGGCGTCGACCTCGAACCGCTCGGCGTTCTTGGCGGCGCGCTCCATCACGCGCTCTTCCTGTGACTCGTCCGTCGTCGGGAGGTCGCGCTCGGCCTTCACGTCGGCGATGGTGTCGGCCACGTAGGTCCGGCGCGCGACGAGTTCGACGATTTCGCGGTCGATGTCCTCGATTTCGGTGCGCAGTTCGTCCAGGTCCATGTCCTCGGGGGTGGTCTCTGTCATGGTGTGTCGGGTGTGAGTCGGTGGAGCGTGGGTGAGGTCAGAGGACGCGCGCGCCGTCGGTTCGCGTCGTCGTCAGTCTGGTCGTCCCGTCACGCTGGTCCCACATAGCGGCGACGGTTTCCAACTCGGACTGGGCGCCGACGGCGACGACGCTCGGCCCCGTCCCGGAGAGGGAGACGCCCTCGGCGTGGGGCATCGCCTCGACCGCCGGGTCGGTCGGGAAGCCGAGCGCCGCCGAGAACGCGAGGCCGTTGACGGTCATGCCTTCGGCGTATCTCCCATCAGAGGCGAGGTCGGCGACGAGACGCGCCATGGGTGCGACGCGCCTACATCGAGAGACGTCGGCGTCGGCGGTGAACGCGCGCTCGGGCGGCGTCCAGACGAGGACGTCCCAGTCGCGTTCGTCTCTCGATAACAGTTCGTCGCTCGTGTTGTCGGTGAGCGTGACGCCGCCGAGCATCGACGCGGAGGCGTCGTCGAACGCGCCCGTCGCCGTCACGCCCACGTCACGAGCGGCCTCGACGCCGAGGCGACACGCGTCGAGACGGGTCACGCCTCCGTCGTTCTGCTCGTCGTTCACCTCGACGCCGAGCGCCGACAGCGTCGCCAGCACCGTCGCGTTCGCCGCCGCGCTCGACGATTTCAACCCGGCGGCCATCGGCACCTCGCTCTCGGTTCGGACGTGCCCGCCCCGCTCTCCGTCGCCGT
Proteins encoded:
- a CDS encoding LysE family translocator; amino-acid sequence: MIDPSAVLAFIPVALVLIISPGPDSIYTLTRSISDGRTAGVTAALGSSTGSIVHTSAAVLGLSAILKTSALAFTVIKLVGAAYLVYLGVQTFLNTEEFEISSDDLGYTPSESFRNALMINVLNPKVAVFFLAFLPQFVQTGGSTALQIFTFGVLFASLGFVYQATLAVFSARARRVITERELVRDSLRVVSGSVLVGFGLKLALERRTSA
- a CDS encoding CopG family ribbon-helix-helix protein; this translates as MRTSFNIPDEVVEEFDQVWKEQELENRSRAVREAMLEYIESHSRLEETTGEIVALVAFDYRHDEVIRELHAVQHEHQDVILNTSHTHQGEWCLESLFCRGPAERVRELTYRLRDFDAVRRVKVMVIRDGNV
- a CDS encoding shikimate kinase, whose translation is MKGRAVALGAGTVLNALAIEIGSAFALDAETTAAVELDDTEGVTGAIADAPDADTRLIERCVELTVERYGDGERGGHVRTESEVPMAAGLKSSSAAANATVLATLSALGVEVNDEQNDGGVTRLDACRLGVEAARDVGVTATGAFDDASASMLGGVTLTDNTSDELLSRDERDWDVLVWTPPERAFTADADVSRCRRVAPMARLVADLASDGRYAEGMTVNGLAFSAALGFPTDPAVEAMPHAEGVSLSGTGPSVVAVGAQSELETVAAMWDQRDGTTRLTTTRTDGARVL
- a CDS encoding chorismate mutase, whose translation is MTETTPEDMDLDELRTEIEDIDREIVELVARRTYVADTIADVKAERDLPTTDESQEERVMERAAKNAERFEVDANLVKAVFRLLIELNKAEQRRSR